The following is a genomic window from Actinomadura sp. WMMB 499.
GCTCCACCGCTCCACCGCCGCCCGCAAGCCCGTCGATCCCGCCGATCCCGTCGGCCCGGTCGATCCCGTCGCGCGTCCGCCCGGCATCCCGCCTCCCCTCTCCACGCGCCCAACGTACTGCCAGGATGGGCGGATGATCGCGATAACCCGGTACCGGGTTCCCGGCGCGGAGGCCGACGGCTTCGCCGCCCGCATGAGCGCGGTGCTCACCGCGCTGTCCGCCAGTCCCGGGTTCCGCACCGGCAGGCTCGCCCGCACCGTCGACGAGCCCGTCCTGTGGGCCCTGGTCACCGAATGGGACGGGGCGGGATTCTACCGGCGCGCCCTCGGCGTGCCCGCCGTCCGGATGGAGTTCATCCCGCTGGCCGCGTACGCCGTGGACGAGCCCGGCGCCTACGAGGTCGTGACCACCGCCTAGATCGGCCGCCCGCGCGGGAACGGCCGTTCCCGGCACGCGCGTCGGCGCCCCAAAACCGGGCAACCGCCGGGCAAGATCCTTCCGGGGATCGTTTCGCCCCGGCGTCCGAGGTGATCTTTGCCGCGTCACGATCACGTCGCGGGCCGCCCGGCCCGGCGTTCCACGGGGGAGACGCGATGCGCCATGCCGTCCTGCTCAGCGCGCTGTCCGGGGCGGCGGTCCTCGCGCCCCTCGGCGCGATCCTCGCGGCGGCCCCCGCCCGGCCTCCCGCCGGTGCGCCCGCCGCCCCGGCCGCCGCGACTGCCGCCGCGACCGCCGCCGCGGAGCCGGGGCGCGTCGTCCGCTACCGGGGGCTGAGCGTCCCGGTGCCGGACGGGTGGGAGGTGCACCGCCTCGACCGGGACCCCGGCCGCTGCATCCGGTACGACCGCCGCGCCGTCTACCTCGGCCGGCCCGGCCCGCAGCCCGACTGCCCGGCCCGCGTCGCCGGGCGCACCACGGCCGTCCACATCGCGCCGATCGGCGTGCGCGATGTGGACGGCCGCCCGTCCCGGACCGCCGTCCGCGCCGACCGGCTCGCCCGGTACACCGTCGCACCGTCCGTCGACCGCGAGGCGCGGCTCGCGCTGCCCGAGGCCGGCGTGGCGATCACCGGTGTGTACGGCGACGGACCGGAGGCGCTCCAGCGGTTGCTGCGCGGCATCCGCCTCGGCTCCTCCTGGGCCGCCGACGACGCCCCCACCACGGGCACTCCCACCACGGGCACCCCCACCACGGGCGGCCCCGGCGTCGAACCCGCGCCGTCCACCGTCCGTCCGCCGGACGGCGCCGAGGCCCCCGCCGCGGCGCCCCGACGGCCGTGGACGCGCGGCCGCGGGTTCGACACGTGCACCGCACCGGCCCTCGACACGATGGCGCGCTGGCGGAAGGCGTTCGAGGTGACCAACATCTACATCGGCGGCGCGGCGCGCGGCTGCGCGCAGCCGAACCTCACCGCGGCGTGGGTGCGGAAGGTCCGCGAGATGGGCTACCGGATCACCCCGACCTACGTGGGGCACCAGGCGCCGTGCGGCCCCCGCCCGCAGCGCTTCACCCGGCGCAACGCGGTGGCGCAGGGCCGCGCGAACGCCGCGGACGCCGTCGCCAAGGCCCGGGACCTCGGGATCCCGGGTGGCGAGCCGATCTATCTCGACGTGGAGGCCTACGACAGCTCCAAGAGCGGGTGCCGCAAGGCCGTGCTCGACTTCGTCGACGCCTGGGTGCGCGAGGTGGAGAGGCGGGGCTACCGGCCCTGCATGTACAGCAGTTCGGCGTCCGGCGTCCGCGACGTCGCGCGGGCGTCCGGGATCAGCAAGCCCGAGGGCATCTGGTTCGCCAACTGGGACGGGCGCGCGAGCGTGTACGGCGACAAGTACTTCTCCGACGACCTCTGGTCCCCGCACCGGCGCATCAAGCAGTACCGGGGCCCGCACAGGGAGCGGCACGGCGGCGTCACGCTCAACATCGACAGCAACGTCGTGGACGGCCTCGTGTACTGACCCGTCCGCTGACGGGGCGCCGACCGGACGCGCGGCGGAAAAGCCCTCGCGGACGCGCGCGGACTGTGCGAGCCTCGCGGCAGCGGACCCGCTCCGGTGCTCTAAGCTGGGGAATGCTCTGAGGCGCCCGGGGAGGACCGCGCCTCGGGCGCACATCACCGGGGATCACACTCGCCGCCGCCCGCCGTTCCGCGGGCCGGGGGCGCACTCACTGTCCCGCCGACCGCCAGCCGGATGGAGAAAGTATTCATGGCACGCCGTTCCGACGTGATGGACACGATCGTCAACCTCGCCAAACGGCGGGGCCTGGTCTACCCGTCGAGTGAGATCTACGGCGGGCTCCGTGCCTCCTGGGACTACGGCCCCCTCGGCGTCGAGCTCAAGAACAACGTGAAGCGCCAGTGGTGGAAGTCCATGGTGCAGGGCCGCGACGACATCGTCGGCCTCGACTCGTCGGTCATCCTGGCCCGCGAGGTCTGGGAGGCCAGCGGCCACGTCCGGGAGTTCACCGACCCGCTGACCGAGTGCCAGTCCTGCCACAAGCGCTTCCGGGCCGACCACCTCGAGGAAGCCTACGAGGAGAAGCACGGCCGCGCGCCCGCCGGCGGCCTGA
Proteins encoded in this region:
- a CDS encoding antibiotic biosynthesis monooxygenase; translated protein: MIAITRYRVPGAEADGFAARMSAVLTALSASPGFRTGRLARTVDEPVLWALVTEWDGAGFYRRALGVPAVRMEFIPLAAYAVDEPGAYEVVTTA
- a CDS encoding DUF1906 domain-containing protein; the protein is MRHAVLLSALSGAAVLAPLGAILAAAPARPPAGAPAAPAAATAAATAAAEPGRVVRYRGLSVPVPDGWEVHRLDRDPGRCIRYDRRAVYLGRPGPQPDCPARVAGRTTAVHIAPIGVRDVDGRPSRTAVRADRLARYTVAPSVDREARLALPEAGVAITGVYGDGPEALQRLLRGIRLGSSWAADDAPTTGTPTTGTPTTGGPGVEPAPSTVRPPDGAEAPAAAPRRPWTRGRGFDTCTAPALDTMARWRKAFEVTNIYIGGAARGCAQPNLTAAWVRKVREMGYRITPTYVGHQAPCGPRPQRFTRRNAVAQGRANAADAVAKARDLGIPGGEPIYLDVEAYDSSKSGCRKAVLDFVDAWVREVERRGYRPCMYSSSASGVRDVARASGISKPEGIWFANWDGRASVYGDKYFSDDLWSPHRRIKQYRGPHRERHGGVTLNIDSNVVDGLVY